Part of the Arachis hypogaea cultivar Tifrunner chromosome 6, arahy.Tifrunner.gnm2.J5K5, whole genome shotgun sequence genome, TACATTAaagttaaatgaaattttttagaaTTCAAATAATACTATTTAAACCTTAAAGATCAAAATAGAATTACGCCCCGTAGAggactaatttaatattttatcccATCTTTAATAATAATTACTTGAGTTGCTAAAACGTCATAAGTATGTAATACATAACCTTGACAAAATTTGgcatttaatactttaccctaatTATGTTCCTCTTCTTAATGCAAAAGACTAAGCGAGCTGTTTGAATCAAAGCAACACCTAAGAGTATGATACACCAAGAACCCCCAAgaagaaatccaattttataaaatctatAATAAAGATGATCAGGTGCCACCAAACCCAATGCCCACAGATATGTCAAAAGCATGAAGCTTACAGCAATGGTCATGTCAATGGTCAAAACCCACATTACGACCTTGTTCTTAAGTGGGAACCCACTAATGAGAATCAGCACCACACAAAGTGATGCAAAGAAAGATATAGTGTTGAAGAACATGAATGTCACATAGTCCTCTGACCAAACATACCCTACAACTGCAGTTCCTGCTTCACACACACCATAGGATTTGCAGCTATGCCCTCCATTTCTTGTATTTTCTTGCCATACCCCTCCTGGTGGACTTAGTGTTGCTATCACAGTTGCCACCACCATGAGTGTGCCACGTGTCTCTTCTATCCAATTTCCTTGGTATTGTAGATATTTTGTGTAGAAATTCTCCCATTTTTTCCATTTACTGCTTAGTTGTTCATGTGATTCTTCTTGCTCTTGGTAAAGATGTGGTGATGAGTGCTCTGGTTGTTGTGGAATAAAAATTGGTATGTCTCTTAGCCTTTGAATTCTGGATTCAATTAGAATGTGTTCAATGGTGAGGCTTATGAAATCTCTTGGACAATGATCCAATACTTCCAAAGCTGTTAGACCCTTCCTGTTCATAGCTTTTGCTGCTGTTCTAATCTCGGCTAGCAAAAGTAAGTATCTTATGATCTgcaaacaagttaaacaaaaagtTCTGATTACTACTTGGCTAATCCTACATTGACAGTAATCAATTTCTTTACCAAACAGCAAACGAATTAGTGTTGTTTTCCAATTGGATTCTGCTTCCATGTAATTACTAATACAACAACAATACATGATTAAATGAAAGCTTTGGTTTGGTGTATGCATCACTATAGTACCTTAATTTGGCGAAGACTCACTGCTAAATGCAGAAGTGTGTTACCATCTTTATCAATGGCATATAGGAGCTGTTTGGCTCCATGCACTGATTCCACTATGAATTTCAAGGCCTCAAGGTGATTACACCTAACACATCAACCATCTTCCAAACAGAGCATGGCTTCAATCTTATCAACTCTTCAATGACGCAGCCAAGTGAAGAGGAAGGTTACCATCTTTGTCTTGGATCAAGCACGTGTCTGAATTCTCCATAACCAGAGCTTTCACTATCTTAGTGTGTCCTTCAGCTGAAGCAAGATGAAGAGGACAACGTCCGTGTTCTGAGTCCACTTCCGTCGCTAAACTTGGTTCCTTGCTTAGAAGAATCTCACATAACTCCAGATTTCCAAGCACAGCTGCTATGTGTAATGGGGTTTCTCCGAATGGAGAGAATGAAAATGAAACTCTGCTCAGATTCAAGGTGTTTATTAAGGTTCTTAagccaccattgttgttattcaATGATGCTTGATAGAATGCCTGCCTTGTATTATTAATAGTTAACTCTTCTGTCTCCATTAAAGGAATAATTGATGTGGATGTTAATGTTAATTTAGATACTTGGTTTGTTGTTAACTTTGATCAATGTTGGTTTTATATAGAATATTAGACAGAACTTAACTAGGTTGACTTGCATATATAACAATGTGTTCGACTTCTTTTGCTTCTGTCGGGTTTAATTTACATGAAGATCATGAATCTGAGGGGTCCAACCATTCACGCGTTTGAAGAAAACGAAGCAAAGTTTGAAACGGTCCTCCGAGTAATTTATTAGTGTTCATTTCCTGGAATTTTCAGCAGAGAAAATGGACAAACGAGTCAACGGCAGAGTCAAATAAAACCAATTAAATAGCAATATGTTCGCCAagcaatttaattttataatcaaatctaagaaaatatttttaataatttttcactCAAGTGTTCAGGTATTcgtatttacatatttttttcccTTCTTTTATATATAGATAGAGAAATATTAAAgactatcagaatttattattttagtcatCATTTaactattatcttaatttttttagtctagtaATTTAACAATACACTTTAttccatatttttaaatattaatagctaattaatgacaaaaaataataaattttgataatcttctaacattttatatatatatatatataagcactcTCATTGaataaactcttttttttaactCTTGTTAAAAAAGATATCTTTATACCATCTAAAGTCAGATAAGGCTTTATtttgatatgataaaaattaaaatgccGACTGCATTAGAGATAATTTCTCCATTGTTATTAAAGATGAGATCACCGTCATCATTTGTTTTGATAGCTGAAAGGATTGAAGATTTTTCATCTTCTATGAGATAATTATCCCACCATCTTTCGAATTTTTCTGAGAAACCGAAAACAATAACATTTACAATTGCTTCTTCGAAATTTTCATAGGTAGTTTGATAAGTTGTACAAATTATGGTCATATGTTGTAATATATGCTTAATATTATACTCAGTTTTACCGTTTTTGTTCCATTTATAAATATTGTTGGCATTGAAACTGTTGAAGTCTAGTTCTCTATCTTCGAGAGCTAGATCAGGTGTAGTAATGTAAGATTAGAAAAAAGGTTTTGTAAGGTCTTTCCATTTTATAATGAAAATTGTCATGATAGGATTGATTCTAGGTGAATCTAGACTTTCTTTAGAATCTTGTGACTCTTTATGAATGATATTAATAGCTGTTTTTGCTGATTGTTTAGTGACTCTTGTGGATGATTTTGTGGTTTTGAAAGTTTTAAGGATAGTCATTTGGCTAAGAAGATGATCAATTTTTTGTAACACTTCCGATGCTCCTTATTCTTGTTTTAATATAGTGGATTTGAGGTTTTGTGTTACggtcttggacacactccaacgctattGTGTCGGAACTCGAACTTattcaacctcttgagctaagactaAGTCAGCCTAACTCTCAATATTTAGCAAGAAAGTTAAGAACATAACAGAACACAAGAGAAATGAAATTTCGGTGGAAAGAAAACTTGAGTAATAAAGTCTTTGTTACAAATGACTCACACTCTAACTTTCACTTtttatttatagccatccacttTCTTAatagatggttaggattaaatctaatcacaGTCCATATTAATTATCCAGAACCTTCATTACAAATATCTATCTTACCACaactttctaaatacttctagattatTTCAAACTACTcttcatatttttatatacatccacattcttctagaatactctataaCTTTTCAGAGTCTCCTAGAACCTTTTAGGGTATTCCAAGACCTTCTAGAACATTCTAAAACGTTCCAGAATTATTTAGAATATTCTCAAACACTCTAGAAACTATATaaataatgttaattttaatcTTCTAAATTTTACCATGATGTTTGTTTGGCTTTGTGGTTAATTCTAAAAGTTTAAATAAAGGTTTTTCTAGAGATTTTGATGTTGAGGCTTCTTGTATGCTAAAATTTTGAGAACTAAATTTTTACCCTAATGTTTGAAGATATTTGTTTGTATAGTTGACCTGTTTTCATAATATTTTATGTCTTTAGGCTCAACGGGTTCATTCAAATTTTTCTGTTTTAAAAGGTGAAGCCATAACGGAGTTATGCTTTGCGTCTAAGGTATTTATAAGGATGAATTtttctgttaaaaaaatttagatttgacTAAATCTCCATCCTATATTTTTCAAGTTGATATGATATTTATAGAACGAGATATATTGGTCATGTTTAAAAGGATAATCTATGTTATGTTTGATGCTATATGCTTGAAACCATTCGAAGAACAGAATATGCATTTTAGCTTGCTAGAGAAAATTATAAAACTTTTCTCTAAACTCTTCTTAAGGTGGTTCTACCCTCTCTCATCTTATATTGGTGAAAGATTTGGTATTTTTTGGTCtagccaaaaaaattataaaataatatggtaacaaaaaaaatatcttttttggtaTAGACTTCTCAAGAAAAAACCAAGACCTAACACTAATCTAGTCCTGATTTTCTCAACTCTCGCATCATCTCCTACTCTTTTCTCAAGCTTTTGACAAGAGTTTTTCATATAATCATGTGCCTATGAAGAACCACACTATCAACAATATGAACCACCAATTGCCTCTTACAAAGTAGAAGTTTTGCCGTGAGTTTTTATTCCAACTTTCTCCCTCTTTACTTCACTCTCCAAACCACCCGTATGAACTGTCATTATTGCcattgtttgaaatttatttttgaaactttACTCTCTAGCTGTCAATGTTGATATTAGAATTCTCTTgcttacaaattttttttttttatatttcaaaacGTTGTTTGGTATGGTTTTAAAAAAACTGATCGAGTCTCAGTTTGGTTCTACTAAACGGTTCTCAATCGAATTTTTGTTTCAATACTGATTtctaaaattagcaattttacaTGTGAACCGAAACGTATATCCACTATATTATCACCATCACATCCACCTCTACCTCTCTACAAAACCATTCCTTTTTGCATTAATATATAAAGAACAAATTTCATTTAGTAAaatataatagaaagaaaaaactcTTTAATCGtagaaaaaataatttgtatcaattgtaattataaaataatttgtaaCATATCTTAATTGTTTGATTGATAAAATACAATATATAAAGACGAATAAGAGATAGTAAAGTAGGACATatagaaaggaaaaaaataaaaaaaatgtttaatttaaaaatattttaattacaataaaagaatattatataatatcttttagttatttttttttaagttttttatagtATCTTCTAATCTACcagaatttaaaaatttgttattagtcAATCAATTGCTATATGTATAAGGCAAAATTTGAATCTCTAAAACTTATTTAAATAGACTAATTAATAAAGTAATTATTAGaccaattcaaattaattattttagttgccTAATTAATAATATGGAATTAGTGTGGTCATCCATTTggactcaaaatttttaaaggtAGGGCTAAATAGAGAATAAATAGATCAAGAATTCCTATGTTTGTCATATTAAAAGTTCATCTAGCAAACACAAAGGAATGAAAGAACCATTCAAAtgtcatattttatttatttatttaggcttttgattttttttttttgggacgtGGTCATGCTATTAAAATATGACTACCGTATATTTTGGTCAACTACTGAAGTTTTACTGTTTTAGTATTTGGAATTCGCCCCACTATGTCTTGCTTGggcgttattttttttttttgtttacaccAGGGTATCCATCAGGCCGGAAGCCCAATGACTAATCCCTCGGGTACTGCAGGGAGAGGCACACAAAGTGGGCGACCCTCCCAAACAAGCAAGCTCCATTCCCATCCTCCAGTGAGTATCGAACCCGGGAGAGATGGTTAAGGGACACAGACTCTCATCCATCTGTGCCAACTTGCGTTATTTTTTTCAGACCCTCATCCTTTTTTTTCTTGGGCGTTATTTTTACTCAACAGGATTTTATGTGGGCTGGCCTATTTTTGTTCACTTGGATCAGTTTTTTTCTTTGGTAATTTAATCCGAAGcggattttatgttttttttttaaagatgtttaccTAGCAGTGGTAACTAGGTttgtgtgtgtgagtgtgtttgtaatgaccaaaaaaaaaaaaagtagaatgaaaaagtaattaaagtAATGTTAAATTTGCGTGTGGTTATGCAGCATCCACGTCCTGAACTCTCTTAAATTGTTGATTGCCTTATTCTACCAAAACAATGTACTCCAAGATTTTCAATCCATAATTCCCTAAACCGTGTTAAAATTAGCAACATTACTATATCATCCTTTTATTTTGGTTGATAAAGTAATCATATTGTACTGATCTAATAAAACTGGTGGCCCCATATAAAAACTCATGCATGAACATATCTGCATCattctattaataataattatgcgattaatttttaaaaaattaagaatatttcACTCTCCTCCCCTGCAAGATATTAAAATGACACTTCCTTcttctctattttataaatatatattttcctcccttctaatttttaaaaaatttaataattatattatttttttcctaaaatattcttcaataattttttaattattaaattataattttaccaaaattttcgttaacgatttttttatattttactattaatttttcgatatctatatatattattttaacattaaataaaaaattttagtaagattatttttcaatatcaatatatattaattgttatatatattaacagtggtaaaattttttatttaatgttaaaataatatatattgatattaaaaaattaatagtaaaatataaaagtaattgttcataaaaattttggtaaaatcataatttaataattaaaaaattattgaaggatagatatcttagaaaaaaaataatttaattattaatttttttaaaagtattttaataaaaatacaattcaatcaataaaaaataatttattaaaagatattttagtaagtaaaatttaatgataaaaaataaaacttttgttaatggattttttttcaaaaaataatttattttttcctaaaaaatggataaagttaacacaaaaagtttaaaatgaattaaagatgaggttttttaaaagttagaagagaGAAAAATGTACATTTACAAAATAGAGGGGAGAGGAGTGTCATTTTAATATCTCACAGGAGAGGGGAGTggaattttttcttaattttatgatGACTATCATTAATAATGACTATAATATCACTTAGATGGATAATTAAGAGAAGATGAATTAGAACTCTTAATTATCACTCTAAaattaatataacattttttacTAGCTATTTGACAAcactttttagttttattatatttttttattttattttaaattaaagtgttgtaaaataataaaaatgtgcgattttaatttgaaatataCTTCTAAGTGTTGCCAAATACATAGACACACCATAATGATAGTTTCTTCTCTATGAAGAGGACATGCAAGGTTTTTATTGAGTCCCCAATCTTAACTATCATAAGAGACATCGTATTCTGATTCCATATATAATATCTTGCTTTGAATCATTGAAATTATTCTTTACCTATTAAATTAGTTACTACTATAGTCTATAGTTTTCGAACATGCTACGTGCAAGAAAAATACTATTCATACATTATTAAATACTCTtaatatttgtataaaaaatatatttttcattaaaattaattgtgtatttaaattatttttcaattaataaaataaagagagttcttatttaattattaaaaaatactgatattaaaatagtatttattataaaagatgtatatgTTGTGAGATTATGTAAGATGGTAAAGGAagattttctaaattttgaatttataataataataaaaaaagagataaaatcgTCAAAGGTATATTCCCTCCCCAATGAAATGTTTCTATTGTTTttggaaattatatatataatagtggCATACGAAAATCTTATTA contains:
- the LOC114924087 gene encoding uncharacterized protein, producing the protein METEELTINNTRQAFYQASLNNNNGGLRTLINTLNLSRVSFSFSPFGETPLHIAAVLGNLELCEILLSKEPSLATEVDSEHGRCPLHLASAEGHTKIVKALVMENSDTCNHLEALKFIVESVHGAKQLLYAIDKDGNTLLHLAVSLRQIKIIRYLLLLAEIRTAAKAMNRKGLTALEVLDHCPRDFISLTIEHILIESRIQRLRDIPIFIPQQPEHSSPHLYQEQEESHEQLSSKWKKWENFYTKYLQYQGNWIEETRGTLMVVATVIATLSPPGGVWQENTRNGGHSCKSYGVCEAGTAVVGYVWSEDYVTFMFFNTISFFASLCVVLILISGFPLKNKVVMWVLTIDMTIAVSFMLLTYLWALGLVAPDHLYYRFYKIGFLLGGSWCIILLGVALIQTARLVFCIKKRNIIRVKY